One segment of Streptomyces sp. NBC_00576 DNA contains the following:
- a CDS encoding ABC transporter permease, whose protein sequence is MTTADSVLVRPRALAAGGLGTVRRHPLILVLAVMVLVFQVSTGSFLDPANLRGIATDAATLAIVAVPLALLVISGYLDLSVGSTLALGGLVAGWLAGQGQSPVVAVLGGLAAGAAVGAVNGVLCCYFGLSAFIVTLGMLTAVRGLAQQLFPLPLSGFGSGFAWLGGSRIAGIAAPVVIAALVLVAGALFLALTPAGRHVFAIGVNREAAYLSGISIRRTPFALFVVTGVAAALAGAIKASVLDSAVGGTSGAGFELTVLTAVLLGGVALSGGSGSVLGVLLGVLFLGSLQNGLTLLDVPTFWQQMAQGTALVAGAALAHFAPRSSR, encoded by the coding sequence ATGACCACCGCCGACTCCGTCCTCGTGCGCCCGCGCGCCCTCGCCGCGGGCGGTCTCGGTACCGTGCGACGGCATCCGCTGATCCTGGTGCTCGCAGTGATGGTGCTGGTGTTCCAGGTATCGACGGGGAGCTTCCTCGACCCGGCCAATCTGCGGGGCATCGCCACCGACGCGGCCACCCTCGCCATCGTCGCCGTGCCCCTCGCGCTGCTCGTGATCAGCGGGTATCTCGATCTGTCCGTCGGTTCGACGCTCGCCCTCGGCGGACTTGTCGCCGGGTGGCTGGCCGGGCAGGGGCAGTCGCCGGTCGTCGCCGTGCTGGGCGGACTGGCCGCCGGGGCTGCGGTCGGCGCGGTGAACGGGGTGCTGTGCTGCTACTTCGGGCTGTCGGCGTTCATCGTGACGCTGGGCATGCTGACCGCCGTACGCGGGCTCGCGCAGCAGCTCTTCCCGTTGCCGCTCAGCGGGTTCGGCTCCGGCTTCGCCTGGCTGGGCGGGTCGCGGATCGCCGGGATCGCGGCACCGGTCGTCATCGCCGCCCTCGTGCTGGTCGCGGGCGCCCTGTTCCTGGCGCTCACGCCGGCCGGGCGGCATGTCTTCGCGATCGGGGTCAACCGGGAGGCCGCATATCTGTCGGGTATCAGCATCCGGCGTACGCCCTTCGCGCTCTTCGTCGTCACCGGGGTGGCCGCCGCGCTCGCCGGGGCCATCAAGGCATCCGTGCTGGACAGTGCGGTCGGCGGGACCTCGGGGGCCGGGTTCGAGTTGACCGTGCTGACCGCCGTGCTGCTGGGCGGGGTCGCGCTCAGCGGCGGATCCGGGTCCGTACTCGGGGTGCTTCTCGGCGTGCTGTTCCTCGGCAGCCTGCAGAACGGGCTGACACTGCTCGATGTGCCCACCTTCTGGCAGCAGATGGCGCAGGGGACCGCTCTGGTGGCCGGCGCCGCGCTCGCGCACTTCGCGCCCCGGTCGTCCCGGTGA
- a CDS encoding amidohydrolase, with product MSDSSPTLILTGGQVLTVDGDFTVAEGVAVRGRDIVAVGTDAEVRALAGPDTRVVELNGRTVLPGINDSHLHGAAYGMTKPPFAIDVGHPTVGSIADIAGAVERAVREALPGEWVVGLGWDPGYLAECLADPRRFPHRRDLDAVAPDHPVCLTDFSAHMAWVNSAALRACGIDAESAAPGGGVIDLGADGQPTGILREAAQGLVQSGLPSPTLAERRLAIQGVVRELHSRGITSYTEPGLGPGGDETFSGGLSTDNWTAYAQLVVDGELDARISVLLLPAPMGGSADDVRKGLAELRRPESADPRRLNAIGVKIFADGVPPNRTAWMNDPYPEGGHGALCVHGATPALQVDELREMIRVAHEAGFQLGVHVTGDRAIDTVVDAFVDAETAAPRADARHYVIHGDFIGAQSLAKLAAHGYGVNMNPAIKWTISDLMDEVVGPVRSAYQWPVRSAIEAGVRVCASSDAPVTKPDWRQGVAAMLLRESKASGRPSGPEQCVTLAEALRAYTATPAWQDFANDWKGSIELGKIADLCVLDRPLLDLDPHDIVEVEVDLTVFDGRVVFER from the coding sequence GTGAGCGACAGCTCCCCCACCCTGATCCTGACCGGCGGTCAGGTCCTCACCGTCGACGGCGACTTCACCGTGGCGGAGGGCGTCGCCGTGCGCGGCCGGGACATCGTCGCCGTCGGGACAGACGCCGAGGTGCGCGCCCTGGCAGGCCCGGACACCCGCGTCGTCGAACTGAACGGCCGTACGGTCCTGCCCGGCATCAACGACTCGCATCTGCACGGGGCGGCGTACGGGATGACGAAGCCGCCCTTCGCCATCGACGTCGGTCATCCGACGGTCGGCTCGATCGCCGACATCGCCGGTGCCGTGGAGCGGGCGGTCCGGGAGGCGCTGCCCGGCGAATGGGTGGTCGGGCTGGGCTGGGACCCCGGGTATCTGGCGGAGTGTCTCGCCGATCCGCGGCGGTTTCCGCACCGCCGGGACCTGGACGCGGTCGCGCCGGACCACCCGGTGTGTCTGACCGACTTCTCGGCGCACATGGCATGGGTCAACAGCGCGGCGCTGCGTGCCTGCGGGATCGACGCGGAGAGTGCGGCGCCGGGCGGCGGTGTCATCGACCTCGGCGCGGACGGGCAGCCCACCGGCATCCTGCGCGAGGCGGCCCAGGGGCTCGTGCAGTCCGGGCTCCCCTCCCCCACCCTCGCCGAGCGGCGCCTGGCCATCCAGGGGGTGGTCCGCGAGCTGCACTCGCGCGGGATCACCAGTTACACCGAGCCCGGTCTCGGGCCGGGCGGTGACGAGACCTTCTCCGGCGGGCTGAGCACCGACAACTGGACCGCGTACGCCCAACTGGTCGTCGACGGTGAACTGGACGCCCGGATCAGTGTGTTGCTGCTCCCCGCGCCCATGGGCGGCTCCGCCGACGACGTCCGCAAAGGGCTGGCCGAGCTGCGCCGACCGGAATCCGCCGACCCCCGGCGCCTCAACGCCATCGGCGTCAAGATCTTCGCCGACGGGGTGCCGCCGAACCGTACGGCCTGGATGAACGACCCGTATCCCGAGGGCGGCCACGGCGCGCTGTGCGTGCACGGCGCCACCCCCGCGCTCCAGGTGGACGAGCTGCGGGAGATGATCCGGGTCGCGCACGAGGCCGGCTTCCAGCTCGGCGTGCACGTCACCGGCGACCGGGCGATCGACACCGTTGTCGACGCGTTCGTCGACGCCGAGACCGCAGCGCCTCGCGCCGACGCCCGGCACTACGTCATCCACGGCGACTTCATCGGCGCTCAGAGCCTGGCGAAACTGGCGGCGCACGGGTACGGGGTCAACATGAACCCCGCCATCAAGTGGACCATCTCCGATCTGATGGACGAGGTCGTGGGACCCGTGCGGTCGGCGTACCAGTGGCCGGTTCGGTCGGCGATCGAGGCCGGGGTGCGGGTGTGCGCGAGTTCCGACGCGCCGGTCACCAAGCCGGACTGGCGCCAGGGCGTGGCCGCGATGCTGCTGCGCGAGTCGAAGGCCAGCGGCAGGCCCAGCGGCCCCGAGCAGTGCGTGACGCTCGCCGAGGCGCTGCGCGCCTACACGGCCACTCCGGCCTGGCAGGACTTCGCCAACGACTGGAAGGGCAGCATCGAGCTGGGCAAGATCGCGGACCTGTGCGTGCTGGACCGCCCGCTGCTGGACCTCGACCCGCACGACATCGTCGAGGTCGAGGTGGATCTCACCGTCTTCGACGGGCGGGTGGTCTTCGAACGCTGA
- a CDS encoding TetR/AcrR family transcriptional regulator: MSESTPNGGRQPRTGKSLKAQQRRQEILQIAMDTFAARGYNNASLQEIADRAGVTQAGVLHYFRSKAQLLTSVLALRDETGIEQLGSERPRGLAFLRHLVDTAHRNAEREGIVRLYTVLSAESVTEGHPAQEYFRDRYAGLRVFVTEALAEACELGEVRADANLEHTANAIIAVMDGLQVQWLLAPDSVDMAASTDRVITALLADLTDSRT, encoded by the coding sequence ATGAGCGAGAGCACGCCGAACGGGGGGCGGCAGCCCCGCACAGGGAAGAGCCTCAAAGCCCAGCAGCGACGTCAGGAAATCCTGCAGATCGCCATGGACACCTTCGCCGCACGCGGCTACAACAACGCCTCCCTGCAGGAGATCGCCGACCGGGCCGGAGTCACCCAGGCCGGCGTCCTGCACTACTTCCGCTCCAAGGCCCAGCTGCTCACCAGCGTCCTGGCGCTGCGCGACGAAACCGGCATCGAACAGCTCGGCAGCGAGCGCCCCCGGGGCCTGGCCTTCCTGCGCCACCTGGTCGACACCGCCCACCGCAACGCCGAACGGGAAGGCATCGTCCGGCTGTATACCGTCCTGTCGGCGGAGAGCGTCACCGAGGGCCACCCCGCCCAGGAGTACTTCCGTGACCGCTACGCGGGACTGCGCGTCTTCGTCACCGAGGCCCTCGCCGAAGCATGCGAACTCGGCGAGGTCCGGGCCGACGCGAACCTCGAACACACGGCCAACGCGATCATCGCCGTCATGGACGGCCTCCAGGTCCAGTGGCTGCTCGCCCCCGACTCGGTCGACATGGCAGCCTCCACCGACCGCGTCATCACGGCACTCCTGGCAGACCTCACCGACAGCCGCACCTGA
- a CDS encoding beta-glucosidase family protein has protein sequence MSRPALPDDTELRDRVSGLDLDSKIRLLTGADLWRLPAEPRLGLSAVTMSDGPQGVRGTGDDPDETGLLAPAPSALAAAWDTGLAERLGELFATEARRKGVDVVLAPVVNLQRTPVAGRHFEYFSEDPLLTGTLAAAVVRGLQSRGVGACLKHFVANDSETDRTQYRARLDERTLREVYLAPFAHVLAEAEPWSVMAAYSGLDDGTESAPMTENARLLREVLKGEFAFSGPVVSDWAATRSTVASAVGGLDLVMPGPDGPWGDALAAAVRAGEVDEQLVDDKVLRLLRLAGHVGRLDEPGPAPVPAQPAAEEFRLLREVAARGTVLLRNQEDLLPLTPDSIRSVALIGPNAVAPYLQGGGSAYVPAVRTVSFEEGLRAALPEAVRLTVHRGGEARLRLPYATAALLTDPDTGETGVRADHLDAGGNRIGGEVNATGDWTTYDGFDAKTHRVLLRTVLTLAEPGTHRLEFGCPGRFSVTVDGEEILAGDDGRGVELVLKSSHNHPPLRGIDVEVGPEGRRLALALDLTVVDAGGYGRFVTAQLRHAPPGPTPYEEIAEAAAAAQAADVAVVVVGTNEEVESEGWDRTGLDLPGHQNDLVRKVLAANPRTIVVVNAGAPVLLPWADEAPALLWAWLPGQEAGHALADVLLGRIEPSGRLPWTLPARAEDVPVPDAVPRDGVVDYSEGVHVGHRAWDKAGLVPAFPFGHGLGWTRWTYESVALSPTPVSAILPSPAGGDGLNLTVGLTNRGPRAGREVIQVYVEPPQDDIDRPVRLLAGFATVQAAPGAHVTAEVRVPARAFQIWDSKARAWRTPPGRYRLHVGRSSRDARLAADVTVDDGRLHPPG, from the coding sequence ATGAGCCGCCCTGCCCTCCCTGATGACACCGAGCTCCGTGATCGCGTCAGCGGTCTGGACCTGGACTCCAAGATCCGCCTGCTGACCGGCGCCGACCTGTGGAGACTCCCGGCCGAGCCCCGTCTCGGGCTGTCCGCGGTGACGATGTCCGACGGCCCGCAGGGCGTGCGGGGGACGGGTGATGACCCTGACGAAACCGGGCTGCTGGCCCCCGCGCCGAGTGCGCTCGCGGCAGCCTGGGACACCGGCCTCGCCGAGCGCCTGGGGGAGCTGTTCGCCACGGAGGCCCGTCGCAAGGGCGTCGACGTGGTGCTGGCGCCGGTGGTCAACCTGCAGCGCACCCCGGTCGCCGGGCGTCACTTCGAGTACTTCTCCGAGGACCCGCTGCTCACCGGCACCCTGGCCGCCGCCGTCGTGCGTGGCCTGCAGAGCCGGGGTGTGGGCGCGTGCCTGAAGCACTTCGTGGCCAACGACTCCGAGACCGACCGCACCCAGTACCGCGCCAGGCTGGACGAGCGGACGCTGCGGGAGGTCTACCTGGCTCCCTTCGCGCACGTCCTCGCCGAAGCCGAGCCGTGGAGCGTGATGGCCGCGTATTCGGGTCTGGACGACGGGACCGAGTCGGCGCCGATGACCGAGAACGCGCGGTTGCTGCGCGAGGTGCTGAAGGGCGAGTTTGCTTTCTCCGGGCCGGTGGTCAGCGACTGGGCCGCGACCCGGTCCACCGTGGCCTCGGCGGTCGGTGGTCTGGATCTGGTGATGCCCGGCCCCGACGGTCCCTGGGGTGACGCTCTCGCGGCGGCCGTGCGCGCGGGCGAGGTGGACGAGCAACTCGTCGACGACAAGGTGCTGCGGCTGCTGCGCCTGGCCGGGCACGTCGGCCGACTCGACGAGCCGGGGCCGGCCCCTGTACCGGCACAACCCGCTGCCGAGGAGTTCCGGCTGCTGCGCGAAGTCGCCGCCCGGGGCACCGTGCTGCTCCGCAACCAGGAAGACCTGCTGCCCCTGACGCCGGACAGCATCCGCAGCGTCGCGCTGATCGGCCCCAACGCCGTGGCGCCGTATCTCCAGGGCGGCGGCAGCGCCTACGTCCCGGCGGTGCGCACCGTGTCGTTCGAGGAAGGGCTGCGCGCCGCGCTCCCCGAGGCCGTCCGACTGACCGTGCATCGGGGCGGCGAAGCCCGCCTGCGCCTGCCGTACGCCACCGCCGCGCTGCTCACCGATCCCGACACCGGCGAGACGGGCGTGCGCGCCGACCACCTGGACGCCGGCGGCAACCGGATCGGCGGCGAGGTAAACGCCACCGGGGACTGGACCACGTACGACGGCTTCGACGCAAAGACCCATCGGGTGCTGCTGCGCACGGTGCTGACCCTCGCCGAACCGGGGACGCACCGTCTGGAGTTCGGCTGCCCAGGGCGCTTCAGCGTGACCGTGGACGGCGAGGAGATCCTGGCCGGAGACGATGGCCGGGGTGTGGAGCTGGTGCTGAAGTCCAGCCACAATCACCCGCCACTGAGGGGGATCGACGTCGAGGTGGGACCGGAAGGTCGCAGGCTCGCGCTCGCCCTTGACCTCACCGTCGTGGACGCCGGTGGCTACGGCCGCTTTGTTACCGCCCAGCTGCGGCACGCTCCGCCCGGGCCAACGCCGTACGAGGAGATCGCCGAAGCCGCCGCCGCGGCGCAGGCGGCCGATGTGGCCGTCGTCGTGGTGGGCACCAACGAGGAGGTCGAGTCCGAGGGCTGGGACCGCACCGGGCTCGACCTGCCCGGTCATCAGAACGACCTGGTCCGCAAGGTGCTCGCCGCCAACCCGCGCACCATCGTGGTCGTCAACGCCGGCGCGCCGGTGCTGCTGCCCTGGGCCGACGAGGCACCCGCCCTGCTGTGGGCGTGGCTGCCGGGCCAGGAGGCCGGGCACGCCCTGGCCGACGTCCTGCTGGGCCGGATCGAGCCGTCCGGCCGACTGCCGTGGACCCTGCCCGCTCGCGCCGAGGATGTCCCCGTCCCCGACGCAGTGCCCCGCGACGGCGTCGTGGACTACAGCGAGGGCGTCCACGTCGGCCACCGGGCCTGGGACAAGGCGGGTCTCGTCCCGGCCTTCCCCTTCGGCCACGGGCTCGGCTGGACCCGATGGACGTACGAGTCCGTCGCCCTCTCCCCAACTCCCGTCTCCGCCATTCTGCCCAGCCCCGCAGGCGGAGACGGGCTCAACCTGACCGTGGGGCTGACCAACCGCGGCCCCCGGGCCGGCCGTGAGGTCATCCAGGTCTACGTGGAGCCGCCGCAGGACGACATCGACCGGCCGGTGCGCCTGCTCGCCGGCTTCGCCACCGTCCAGGCGGCGCCAGGTGCCCACGTCACAGCCGAGGTACGCGTGCCCGCCCGCGCCTTCCAGATCTGGGACAGCAAGGCCCGCGCATGGCGTACTCCGCCCGGCCGCTACCGCCTCCATGTCGGACGCTCCAGCCGTGATGCGCGTCTCGCCGCCGACGTGACCGTCGACGACGGGCGCCTGCACCCCCCAGGCTGA
- a CDS encoding extracellular solute-binding protein, whose amino-acid sequence MSTLRPTARILQIACATIGAALLATGCGRSADSAADNAPAEISSGKAKGKLVMWSMGDPDKALLSLAKKFEQQNPDVKVQITAVPWDAAHDKLTTSIAGGNTPDMSLIGSTWMGEMAAMNGFQATPASFQPSVFFPGQWDTTKYKNTSYGVPFIADTSVIYYRTDITTKAGIKGAPADDWAGYLKDLKAIQATAGKQNPKLRHATQLLTGFNSWLFWLPMVWQQGGDIYDAGTKKFTFDSPAAAKALQYYSGIFKDGLSPNDKTDQGQNFQSGLIATVQQGASTGGNLHLNAPQLDSKWQTMPLPKGTQSAGLAGGSDLAVFKGAKNADAAWKFVQFLTDPKNLAEYGDATGNLPAAVQSWSEGKLSQNPKMAAFETQLKVTKAPPAITTWQQVADAIDSELEKLAYGKATVAQVEQTLQSKATSIGTGR is encoded by the coding sequence ATGAGCACCCTCCGTCCCACCGCCAGAATCCTCCAGATAGCCTGCGCCACCATCGGAGCCGCCCTGCTGGCCACCGGCTGCGGCCGCAGCGCCGACTCCGCGGCCGACAACGCCCCGGCGGAGATCAGCAGCGGCAAGGCCAAGGGCAAGCTGGTCATGTGGTCCATGGGCGACCCTGACAAGGCTCTGCTGAGCCTGGCCAAGAAGTTCGAGCAGCAGAACCCGGACGTGAAGGTCCAGATCACCGCGGTGCCGTGGGACGCCGCACACGACAAGCTGACCACCTCGATCGCCGGCGGCAACACCCCGGACATGTCGCTGATCGGCTCCACCTGGATGGGCGAGATGGCGGCCATGAACGGCTTCCAGGCCACTCCGGCCTCGTTCCAGCCGTCGGTGTTCTTCCCCGGGCAGTGGGACACCACCAAGTACAAGAACACCTCCTACGGTGTCCCGTTCATCGCCGACACGTCCGTGATCTACTACCGGACCGACATCACCACCAAGGCCGGCATCAAAGGTGCCCCTGCGGACGACTGGGCCGGCTACCTGAAGGACCTGAAGGCCATTCAGGCCACCGCGGGTAAGCAGAACCCCAAGCTGCGCCATGCCACCCAGCTGTTGACGGGCTTCAATTCATGGTTGTTCTGGCTGCCGATGGTGTGGCAGCAGGGCGGTGACATCTACGACGCCGGCACGAAGAAGTTCACCTTCGACTCGCCCGCGGCCGCCAAGGCCCTTCAGTACTACAGCGGCATCTTCAAGGACGGCCTGTCGCCGAACGACAAGACCGACCAAGGCCAGAACTTCCAGAGCGGGCTGATCGCCACCGTGCAGCAGGGCGCCAGCACTGGCGGCAACCTGCACCTGAACGCCCCCCAGCTGGACAGCAAGTGGCAGACCATGCCGCTGCCGAAGGGCACGCAGTCCGCCGGCCTGGCCGGCGGCAGTGACCTGGCGGTCTTCAAGGGCGCCAAGAATGCCGATGCGGCCTGGAAGTTCGTCCAGTTCCTCACCGACCCGAAGAACCTGGCCGAGTACGGGGATGCCACCGGCAACCTGCCCGCAGCCGTCCAGTCCTGGTCGGAGGGGAAGCTGAGCCAGAACCCGAAGATGGCGGCCTTCGAGACCCAGCTGAAGGTCACCAAGGCCCCGCCGGCCATCACCACCTGGCAGCAGGTCGCCGACGCCATCGACTCCGAGCTGGAGAAGCTCGCCTACGGCAAGGCCACCGTCGCCCAGGTGGAGCAGACCCTGCAGTCCAAAGCCACCAGCATCGGCACCGGCCGCTGA
- a CDS encoding carbohydrate ABC transporter permease translates to MPTSTLPGQGGTRDESASVGHQPAAGRPRLSLGRSAQGRQARAAWTLAAPFLALFLAFMLLPVVWSLLMSLTDTQSADLRTPLNVSFTGFDNYVRLFQDEQFVHALRNTAVFVVVGLPLTLAAGLAAAVALDRGIRRFRAVFRVGFYLPVITSIVAIAVVWKTLLEPRTGLVNTVLGWFGIDGPAWLADTRFALPVMILMAVWRNLGTVMIIMLAGLQSVPQSLMEAAELDGAGAWQRFWQVTFPLLRPALLLTAVTTGIGYLQFFDEPFVMTQGGPLDSTLSATMYAYQQFGNGNYDVASAAGYVIFVLIVALTVLQFRILRDKD, encoded by the coding sequence ATGCCCACGAGCACCCTTCCGGGGCAGGGCGGCACCCGAGACGAGAGCGCCTCCGTCGGCCACCAGCCGGCGGCAGGCCGCCCGCGCCTCTCACTTGGCCGCAGCGCACAGGGCCGTCAGGCCCGCGCCGCCTGGACTCTCGCTGCCCCGTTCCTCGCCCTGTTCCTGGCCTTCATGCTGCTGCCGGTCGTCTGGTCGCTGCTGATGAGCCTGACCGACACCCAGAGCGCCGACCTGCGCACCCCGCTGAACGTGTCGTTCACCGGCTTCGACAACTACGTACGGCTCTTCCAGGACGAGCAGTTCGTTCACGCCCTGCGCAACACCGCCGTCTTCGTCGTGGTGGGTCTGCCTCTGACGCTGGCCGCCGGGCTCGCCGCGGCGGTCGCCCTCGACCGCGGCATCCGCCGCTTCCGGGCCGTCTTCCGGGTCGGCTTCTACCTCCCGGTCATCACCAGCATCGTGGCCATCGCCGTGGTGTGGAAGACCCTCCTGGAACCGCGCACGGGACTGGTGAACACCGTCCTGGGCTGGTTCGGGATCGACGGCCCCGCCTGGCTGGCCGACACCCGCTTCGCCCTCCCCGTCATGATCCTCATGGCCGTATGGCGCAACCTCGGCACCGTCATGATCATCATGCTCGCCGGACTGCAGTCCGTGCCCCAGTCCCTGATGGAGGCGGCCGAACTCGACGGCGCCGGGGCCTGGCAGCGCTTCTGGCAGGTCACCTTCCCCCTCCTGCGCCCCGCCCTGCTGCTCACGGCCGTGACCACCGGCATCGGCTACCTGCAGTTCTTCGACGAACCCTTCGTGATGACCCAGGGCGGACCGCTGGACTCCACCCTCTCGGCCACGATGTACGCCTACCAGCAGTTCGGCAACGGCAACTACGACGTGGCCTCGGCCGCCGGCTACGTCATCTTCGTCCTCATCGTCGCGCTGACCGTCCTGCAGTTCCGGATACTGCGAGACAAGGACTGA
- a CDS encoding carbohydrate ABC transporter permease has product MSTLSHPRTGHANTDRGLRLRRTRQTWGHPWLYLPLTGVLLLMIAPFLWMLSGAFKPEADIRQVPPVLIPTHPTLANFRELFGSLDFTSMFANSVIVALSVTAGNLIFCSMLGYALAKLEFRGRRGVFMLVMATLMVPGLVTFVPLYVLVANMNLTGSLLGLILPFLATPFGVFLMRQFISSLPDELIDAARVDGCSELAIFWKIILPLTKPALATLGIITFLGSWNNFLWPLVVAQNESQYTLPVGLALASSGQDFTRYGILLAGSVVVLLPVTIVFLLFQRHFVAGIATTGLK; this is encoded by the coding sequence ATGAGCACCCTCTCCCACCCTCGGACAGGACACGCGAACACCGACCGGGGACTGCGCCTCCGCCGCACGCGGCAGACGTGGGGCCACCCATGGCTGTACCTGCCGCTCACCGGTGTCCTACTGCTGATGATCGCGCCGTTCTTGTGGATGCTGTCCGGGGCGTTCAAGCCGGAGGCCGACATCCGCCAGGTGCCGCCGGTCCTGATCCCCACCCATCCCACGCTCGCGAACTTCCGGGAACTGTTCGGCAGCCTGGACTTCACGAGTATGTTCGCCAACTCCGTGATCGTGGCCCTGTCCGTCACGGCCGGGAACCTGATCTTCTGCTCCATGCTCGGCTACGCCCTGGCCAAACTGGAGTTCCGCGGCCGACGGGGCGTGTTCATGTTGGTCATGGCCACCCTCATGGTCCCTGGCCTGGTCACCTTCGTGCCGCTGTACGTGCTGGTGGCCAACATGAATCTGACCGGCTCCCTGCTCGGGCTGATCCTGCCCTTCCTTGCCACCCCCTTCGGGGTGTTCCTGATGCGGCAGTTCATCTCCTCCCTGCCCGACGAACTGATCGACGCCGCCCGCGTCGACGGCTGCAGCGAACTGGCCATCTTCTGGAAGATCATCCTGCCGCTGACCAAACCCGCCCTGGCCACCCTGGGGATCATCACCTTCCTCGGCTCCTGGAACAACTTCCTGTGGCCGCTGGTCGTGGCCCAGAACGAAAGCCAGTACACCCTCCCCGTCGGCCTCGCCCTGGCCAGCAGCGGACAGGACTTCACCCGCTACGGCATCCTCCTCGCCGGCAGCGTCGTCGTCCTGCTCCCGGTGACGATCGTCTTCCTCCTCTTCCAGCGCCACTTCGTCGCCGGCATCGCCACCACCGGCCTGAAGTGA